ATATCACTGTGAAATAATTATCATTAAATTTAAGTTTATGAAAACACAAGAAATTATAAAAAAAATTGAGGAAAAAAGAAAATCAAAGGTTATAACTTACATAACTAGCGACAGGCAAGGACCGGTTAATGCTCGGGTGGCGATGGATATTATACCGATTATTAGCAGTCAGCTTCGAAAAATTGGAAAACAGGAAAAAATTGATTTGGTTCTGTATAGTTCTGGAGGCGATACTCTTGTTCCTTGGCGTTTGGTTTCTTTGATTCGCGAATATTGCGATCATTTTTCAGTGATTATTCCATATAAGGCACATAGCGCTGCGACAATGATTTCTTTGGGAGCGGATGAAATAGTAATGAGCGATATGAGCGAGCTTTCGCCGATTGATCCTTCAACGGCTAATGTTTTTAACCCTCAAGATCCGCAAAATCCGCAAAACAAAATTCCGATTTCTGTAGAAGAGGTAATGAGTTATTTTGATTTGGCAAAAAATAAGTTTGGAATAAAAAGCGATGAAGAACTGACGAAAATATTCAATAAATTTGTGGAAAGCACTCCGTCAATTCATCCTTTGGCATTGGGGAATGTTAATCGAACGCACAATTTGATTAAGATTTTGGCTAAAAGATTGCTCAAAAGTCAAAAGGAACCGATGAAAGAAGATGAAATTGAAAAAGTGATTGAATTTTTGACGGAAAAACTTTATTCGCATCAATACTACATTGGACGAAAAGAAGCCAAGGAAGATCTTGGCATAAAATCGGTTGTTTTTGCTGATAAAGAACTTTCAGATTTGATGACGGAAATTTATGAAGAGTACAATAGTGAAATGAATATGACAACAATCTGGAATCCGGAAATGGAAATTGGAGAGGGAAATCAGGAAAGTAGGAAGGAATATAAGATTGCTTATGTTGAAAGCGAGGAAATCAGCAATCATTTTGGAATTAATATGGAATTTAAAAGAATGCAACAAACCATTGCTCAGCAAACTCCGCAAGGGATGATCAATATTCCGCAGATGCAGATTGTTTGGAGAGTGATTGGGCAAGGTTGGAAATAAAGTATGAAATACAGTTGGCTCAATAGAAAAGTTATTGCTGGAGGGATAATTTTAATTTTGGTTTTAAGTTATTTGATTGGCAAATTTAATTGGGAACCATTTTTAATAAAATTTTTAAATTCAAATTTTTTTATAGCATTAATAACTTTATCTGCTGGTTATGTTGCATATTATATTTATAAAGAGCAGAAAAAGGAATATAAAGCAGATGCAGCAATGTTAATCGTGCAAGAAATTAGATTTGCCGAAGGTCAAATAAAAAAGGCGAGAGAAAGAGACCATGTATATCCCTTGTCTATAAGAAATCTTCCTACAAACAGTTGGCACAAAAATATACATTTGTTTATAAATGATCTCGCCGAAACGGAATTAGATACTATTAGTAAATTTTATTCTTCTGCGGAATATCTTGATATTGTGATTCAGAAAATTTCGGATAAAAAGAATGATCAGGTTTTAGCAAAACCAATTTCAAAAGGAGAAGAACGCTCATCACAGATAATTCAGCAACAGGAAGAAATTCAAATAGAAATGAAGTTTGTATCAGAAATTATTCTTAGGAAAGTTTCGTCTGAATTTGAATTTATATACAACACTCCAGCTGTGGATAAATTAAGAGCTATTGCTGAGGGTAAGCTATAAAAATTAAAAATAAATTTATGGAAAATGTTAAATTAAATTTTTTACATGTTTGTGAGAATGCTTCTATATCTCGTGAAGGCAAACTAAGTGTCATTGGAATTTTTAATCAAATAAGGTTTAATCGTCTGCCTGCGGTTTATCCTATTTTTTTTATTGTTGTTGGTTTGACTGGCGATGAAGGTGTTTATTCGGAAGAGATTCAAATAATTTCTCCTGACGGGGAAATAGCAGCTAGTGTTAAGAATGATAATGTCGAGATCAAAGAAAACGGTGGTTCGACAAATTTTCTATCTAGCTTTGCGGGTTTTGTTTTTTCGAAACAAGGAAAATATTCAATCAGGGTGTTAGTGGATGGCAATCCCAAGGATGAAATAACCATTGAAATTGTTTCAAAATAAAATGATTGACAAAATGGAAAAGGAAACACCTAACGAAGTTGATACTAAAAGTACCGTAGTCTATTCTCCTCCTGGGGGTGGAGTTGGCGGATCGCCAAATTTGGATGCGCTTTTTGATTATTATGAAAAGAAATTTCAAAAGCAGGATGATAAGATTGAAAATCAAAAGTTAACTATAATTGAAACACTTGGAATTTTTGTAGCATTGTTTACTTTTATCTCGATTGATTTTCAGGTTTTTAAATCATACAGGAATCCTTTTGCTATTTCAGGTCTAACTCTCATATTACTAGGCTCAATTACATTTTTAGTTTCTTCTCTTGATTTTTTTATATTAAAGGCACGTTCAATAAGGAATGGTTTAAATTTTAAACCAAATAAGAGAAACTTTTTGGATGACATATGGATTTGTTTTAAAAATAATAAATCTCGTATTTTCTTTATTTTTATTGAGTCATGCTTAATCTTGGGTGGAATTTATTTATTTTCTAAGACAAAAATTGAGGAGTTTGGCGATCAAAAAGAACAAATAAAAAAAGAGGTTTTTGAATACACAAAAAATAATTTAGAAAACAAAATCAATGATTTTGAAAAGGCAAAAGAAAAAAGTAGTGATGTTGAGGATATTGATAAAAAAATTGAATCAATGAAAAAATGTATCAGAGATTTTGGTTTTACATATAAATGTTTCAATAAAGATGAATAAATACGAAAAATTATCCAAAGAAGAGCTTTTGAAGCTTGTTGAAAAACAGGAGGAGGAGTTGAAGTCCAAGAAATATGGGCTGGTTTGGGATAGTGAAAGAGAACCGGAGCAGGTGGTTTTGGATTGCGAAAATAATTTACCGGTTTTGAAAAGAGTTAAGGGGAAAGAAATAAGGACTTGCGACGGGGAAGATAACATTTTGATTGAAGGTGACAATTATCACGCTTTGACGGTTTTAAATTATACTCATAAAGAAAAAATTGATGTAATTTACATTGATCCGCCATACAATACTGGAAACAAGGATTTTATTTATAATGATAGATATGTTGATCGTGAAGACGGATATAGACATAGTAAATGGCTAAATTTCATGGAAAAGCGTTTAAATTTGGCTAAAGATTTGTTGAAAGAAACCGGAGTTATTTTTATTTCGATTGATGATAATGAAGCAAGTCAACTGAAACTTCTGTGTGATAAAATTTTTGGAGAAGAAAATTTTATTTCTAAGATGGTGATACAAAGTAATCCCAGAGGTTCTCAATCCAGCAAACATATCGCAGAAGTTCATGAGTATGTTCTTGTATATGCGAAATTGGAAAGAAATCTTTTTATTAAAGGTTTTAATAAAACAGAAGAAAACATATCGGAATATTCAAATGTAGATGATAGTGGAAGAAAATATAGATTATTAGGTTTAAGGCAAAGAGGTGGAGAGTGGAAACGAGAGCAAAGACCAAAAATGTTTTACCCTATTTATATTAATCCGAAAGATAATTCTATAAGTTTAATAAAAACAGAGGATTATTTTATTGAAACTTTACCTAAAAGGCCTACTGGAGAAGAAGGAAGATGGACTTGGTCTAGAGAAAAATTAGAAGCCAATATAAACTTATTGATTGGCAAGAAAGTTAATAGAAAAGGATTAGATGTTTTCTATGATATATTCAGAAAGGATTATCTTTTAGATGAAATAGGTAATGAGTCAGTTTCTAAACCAAAAACGATTTGGCTAGACAAAGAATTAAACTATCAAAATGGAAGGAATGAAATAAAAAATATTTTAGGAGAAGATGCGTTTAATTATCCAAAGCCAACTTTTCTTATTAAAAAAATAATCGAAATGACCGAAAGCAAGGAAGGCATTGTTCTCGATTTTATGGCTGGTTCTGGAACAACTGGGCATGCGGTTTTAGATCTTAATAAAGAAGATGGCGGAAACAGGAAATTCATTCTTTGTACTAATAATGAACTGAATGGATTAGCAGATGAACTAAAAGAAAAAGGAATGAGTGAAAAAGAAATTAAAGAATACGGCATTTGTAGGCGAGTAACTTATCCAAGACTTGAAAGAGTTATCAATGGTTATAAAAATGCAAAAGATGAAAAAGTGGAAGGACTAGGTGAAAATTTGCAGTATTTCAGAACGGATTTTGTCAAGAAAACGAAAAATAAAGATCAAGTCAGGGTTAATTTGACGCAGAAATGTACGGAAATGCTTTGCGTGAAAGAGAATATTTTTAACCCAGAGATAGAAAAAGAAGATTACAAGATCTTTTCTTCCAATAAGAAAGATAAATTTTTGTGCGTTTACTATAATTTTCTCGATGACAGTTTTGATGAATTCCTCAAAGAAATAAAAA
The sequence above is a segment of the Parcubacteria group bacterium genome. Coding sequences within it:
- a CDS encoding site-specific DNA-methyltransferase; this translates as MNKYEKLSKEELLKLVEKQEEELKSKKYGLVWDSEREPEQVVLDCENNLPVLKRVKGKEIRTCDGEDNILIEGDNYHALTVLNYTHKEKIDVIYIDPPYNTGNKDFIYNDRYVDREDGYRHSKWLNFMEKRLNLAKDLLKETGVIFISIDDNEASQLKLLCDKIFGEENFISKMVIQSNPRGSQSSKHIAEVHEYVLVYAKLERNLFIKGFNKTEENISEYSNVDDSGRKYRLLGLRQRGGEWKREQRPKMFYPIYINPKDNSISLIKTEDYFIETLPKRPTGEEGRWTWSREKLEANINLLIGKKVNRKGLDVFYDIFRKDYLLDEIGNESVSKPKTIWLDKELNYQNGRNEIKNILGEDAFNYPKPTFLIKKIIEMTESKEGIVLDFMAGSGTTGHAVLDLNKEDGGNRKFILCTNNELNGLADELKEKGMSEKEIKEYGICRRVTYPRLERVINGYKNAKDEKVEGLGENLQYFRTDFVKKTKNKDQVRVNLTQKCTEMLCVKENIFNPEIEKEDYKIFSSNKKDKFLCVYYNFLDDSFDEFLKEIKKLKGKKVVYMFSMDGTVDSSLFSNINDFEIEEIPQKILDIYKQLAKMNIPVKSDAIFPDFEKAKNKIFDEEDKDDGARILRIVLEKVIQKISQNNGLNIIKENSKEEKASILNDKLKSENIFSKVQWEENKTYLAIGNHASHGEYSEYDLKNVENFHKHIQKLIDQFNIQ